A single region of the Streptomyces caelestis genome encodes:
- a CDS encoding carbohydrate ABC transporter permease: protein MNRSTSRTWWKTAIGVLLTAIMLFPVYWMLNVSLTRDQDMRKSPPDLLPLNGTLAGYRTVLGEQLPYLATSLVIGLGTVALTVALAAPAGYALAKLRPRGGGVLGFLFLVAQMIPGIIMAMGFYAIYLQLGLLQSVPGLIVADSTLAVPFAVLIFTAFMSGIPRELLQAAQMDGAGPWRTFRAIVLPMSRNAVVTVSLFAFLWSWSDFVFASTLVNGGAHEPITLGIYHYIGNNNQEWNAIMATAVVASLPAAVILVLAQRYVAAGVTAGAVKD from the coding sequence ATGAACCGAAGCACCAGCCGTACGTGGTGGAAGACGGCCATCGGCGTGCTGCTGACCGCGATCATGCTCTTCCCGGTCTACTGGATGCTCAACGTCTCTCTCACCCGCGACCAGGACATGCGCAAGAGCCCGCCCGACCTGCTGCCGCTGAACGGCACCCTGGCCGGCTACCGCACCGTCCTGGGCGAGCAGTTGCCCTACCTCGCCACCAGCCTCGTCATCGGTCTGGGCACCGTCGCCCTCACCGTGGCCCTGGCCGCCCCCGCCGGCTATGCCCTGGCCAAACTCCGCCCGCGCGGCGGCGGCGTGCTCGGCTTCCTCTTCCTGGTCGCCCAGATGATCCCCGGCATCATCATGGCGATGGGCTTCTACGCCATCTACCTCCAGCTCGGCCTGCTCCAGTCCGTGCCCGGCCTGATCGTCGCCGACTCCACCCTGGCCGTCCCGTTCGCGGTGCTCATCTTCACGGCGTTCATGTCCGGCATCCCCCGTGAACTGCTCCAGGCGGCGCAGATGGACGGCGCCGGGCCCTGGCGCACTTTCCGCGCGATCGTGCTGCCGATGAGCCGCAACGCCGTCGTCACCGTGTCCCTGTTCGCGTTCCTGTGGTCCTGGTCCGACTTCGTCTTCGCCAGCACCCTGGTCAACGGCGGTGCGCACGAGCCGATCACCCTCGGCATCTACCACTACATCGGCAACAACAACCAGGAGTGGAACGCCATCATGGCCACCGCCGTCGTGGCCTCGCTGCCCGCCGCGGTCATCCTCGTCCTCGCCCAGCGCTACGTCGCCGCCGGCGTGACCGCCGGAGCCGTCAAGGACTGA
- a CDS encoding amylo-alpha-1,6-glucosidase: MTAAPSSGPAFSVHDIPFSTFGSWFGISPVVAEKTYAEDLHLVSHQNGMHAVLRLVPLEPATGERAGTRVEATPGLLSWVGPAGRIDLAYESPDTVRLRGSGLGISVSAAAQVLTPFSGTYFFHDPAADAHVFTSYETGRRYRVTLLSGRIAHTAGAQALGGGDRRLAVAAVADGEWEIAVEELDTARPPYASSAAFGEIVAAARGSFADFVDAVAPWRSSATPAAELAAYVLWSASVRPAGLVSRPAVLMSKHWMDKVWSWDHCFNALALAPGCPELAVDQFALPFDHQDGTGALPDSVTHSEVLHNFVKPPIHGWASGHLRRRLPAPPSSAELAETYDRLARWTHFWLSVRRAPGAVLPHYQHGNDSGWDNATTFDPERVVVTADLAAFLVLQLHELAYLAEELRKPDEASRWTRTAHEIQSALLDELWTGERFVARGAATGDTWSSSSLLDLMPIVLGEHLPGEIGSALADHIKSHLTPYGLATELPTSPHYLSDGYWRGPVWAPATVLIEDGLRRAGHHRLADDISARFRALCETHGFAENFDALTGTGLRDRAYTWTAASYLLLAEAHAHRSSH; encoded by the coding sequence ATGACCGCCGCCCCGTCGTCCGGACCGGCCTTCTCCGTCCACGACATCCCGTTCAGCACGTTCGGATCCTGGTTCGGCATCTCACCCGTGGTGGCGGAGAAGACGTACGCCGAGGACCTCCACCTCGTCTCGCACCAGAACGGCATGCACGCCGTCCTCCGCCTCGTCCCCCTGGAACCGGCGACGGGCGAGCGCGCCGGGACCCGTGTCGAGGCGACACCGGGACTGCTCAGCTGGGTCGGCCCTGCCGGGCGCATCGACCTCGCCTACGAGTCGCCGGACACCGTGCGCCTGCGGGGGAGCGGCCTGGGCATCAGCGTCAGTGCGGCCGCCCAGGTCCTGACGCCGTTCAGCGGGACGTACTTCTTCCACGACCCGGCGGCGGACGCCCACGTGTTCACCTCGTACGAGACGGGGCGCCGCTACCGCGTCACCCTCCTGTCCGGCCGTATCGCCCACACCGCCGGAGCCCAGGCCCTGGGAGGCGGCGACCGCCGTCTCGCCGTGGCCGCGGTGGCGGACGGCGAGTGGGAGATCGCCGTCGAGGAACTCGACACCGCTCGCCCGCCCTACGCGTCCTCGGCCGCCTTCGGCGAGATCGTTGCGGCGGCACGCGGATCCTTCGCCGACTTCGTCGACGCGGTGGCCCCTTGGCGCTCGTCCGCCACCCCGGCAGCCGAACTCGCCGCCTACGTCCTCTGGTCGGCGTCCGTACGCCCGGCCGGACTCGTCTCCCGGCCGGCCGTCCTCATGTCCAAGCACTGGATGGACAAGGTCTGGAGCTGGGACCACTGTTTCAACGCCCTGGCACTGGCTCCGGGCTGTCCCGAACTGGCCGTGGACCAGTTCGCCCTGCCCTTCGACCACCAGGACGGCACCGGAGCCCTGCCCGACTCCGTCACCCACTCCGAGGTCCTCCACAACTTCGTCAAACCGCCCATTCACGGTTGGGCGTCGGGCCATCTGCGCCGTCGGCTGCCGGCGCCTCCCAGCAGTGCGGAACTGGCCGAGACATACGACCGGCTGGCCCGCTGGACGCACTTCTGGCTCTCCGTACGGCGCGCACCCGGCGCCGTCCTGCCCCACTACCAGCACGGCAACGACAGCGGCTGGGACAACGCCACCACCTTCGACCCCGAGCGGGTGGTCGTCACCGCCGACCTGGCCGCCTTCCTCGTCCTCCAACTGCATGAACTCGCCTACCTGGCCGAGGAGTTGCGCAAGCCGGACGAGGCGAGCCGGTGGACGCGTACGGCACACGAGATCCAGTCGGCCCTGTTGGACGAGCTCTGGACCGGCGAACGGTTCGTCGCCCGCGGAGCCGCCACCGGGGACACCTGGAGCAGCTCCAGCCTCCTCGACCTGATGCCCATCGTGCTGGGCGAACACCTGCCCGGCGAGATCGGCAGCGCCCTGGCCGACCACATCAAGTCCCATCTGACCCCGTACGGCCTCGCCACCGAACTGCCCACCTCACCGCACTACCTCTCCGACGGCTACTGGCGCGGCCCCGTCTGGGCCCCCGCCACCGTCCTCATCGAGGACGGCCTGCGCCGCGCCGGCCACCACCGGCTCGCCGACGACATCAGCGCCCGCTTCCGCGCCCTGTGCGAGACCCACGGCTTCGCCGAGAACTTCGACGCCCTCACGGGCACGGGTCTGCGCGACCGCGCCTACACGTGGACCGCCGCGAGCTACCTGCTCCTCGCCGAAGCCCACGCACACCGGAGCAGCCACTGA
- a CDS encoding NAD-dependent malic enzyme, producing MDQPMHQHIRTTTSPAGTTLADPLVNKGTAFSRQERAELGLDGLLPPAVETLDEQVARAYDAFHGYDKPLNRHIYLRQLQDTNEVLFYRLVTEYLEELLPIVYTPTVGEACQRFSEIYRRPRGLFLTWEDRHRFRDILRNRPHRDEDVDVIVVTDGQRILGLGDQGVGGMGIPIGKLSLYTAIGGIHPARTLPILLDVGTDNEDLLGNPRYLGRRARRLTGTEYDEMIEAFVSAVEAELPGTLLQWEDFATAHAYPILSRYRDRLLTFNDDIQGTAAVTLGALSTAANVSGTALSEQRLVILGAGSAAIGVADMIRTAMIEEGLSEDEATARFWILDVDGLLVRSRSELTPQQREFARDDSEVNGWDGTGLAEVVRRVEPTALIGLSTAHGAFTEEIVRQMGSTCERPVIFPLSNPTSHSEAEPADLTRWTDGRALIATGSPFPPLTVDGHEVPVAQSNNVYVFPAMGLAVTASGATRVTDRMMVAAARAVAECAVRAAHGEDGPVPLLPPLSGMRESAREIALAAALAAVEDGVAPRATEAELREAIAKTQWTPRY from the coding sequence ATGGACCAGCCGATGCACCAGCACATCCGCACGACCACCAGCCCCGCCGGCACGACCCTGGCCGACCCGCTGGTCAACAAGGGCACCGCCTTCAGTCGGCAGGAGCGCGCCGAGCTCGGCCTCGACGGGCTGCTGCCACCCGCCGTGGAGACCCTGGACGAGCAGGTCGCCCGCGCCTACGACGCGTTCCACGGCTACGACAAGCCCCTCAACCGGCACATCTACCTGCGTCAGCTCCAGGACACCAACGAGGTGCTCTTCTACCGCCTGGTCACCGAGTACCTGGAGGAGCTGCTGCCCATCGTCTACACGCCGACGGTCGGTGAGGCCTGTCAGCGTTTCAGCGAGATCTACCGGCGGCCGCGCGGGCTGTTCCTGACGTGGGAGGACCGGCACCGCTTCCGGGACATCCTGCGCAACCGCCCGCACCGCGACGAGGACGTGGACGTCATCGTCGTCACCGACGGGCAGCGCATCCTCGGCCTGGGCGACCAGGGCGTCGGCGGGATGGGCATCCCGATCGGCAAGCTCAGCCTCTACACGGCGATCGGCGGCATCCACCCCGCCCGCACCCTGCCGATCCTGCTGGACGTCGGCACCGACAACGAGGACCTGCTCGGCAACCCGCGCTACCTCGGCCGGCGTGCCCGCAGGCTGACCGGCACCGAGTACGACGAGATGATCGAGGCCTTCGTCTCGGCGGTGGAGGCGGAGCTTCCCGGAACGCTGCTCCAGTGGGAGGACTTCGCCACCGCCCACGCCTATCCCATCCTCTCGCGTTACCGGGACCGGCTGCTCACCTTCAACGACGACATCCAGGGCACGGCGGCCGTCACGCTCGGCGCCCTGTCCACCGCCGCGAACGTGTCCGGCACCGCGCTGTCCGAGCAGCGCCTGGTGATCCTGGGGGCGGGGTCGGCCGCCATCGGTGTCGCCGACATGATCCGGACGGCCATGATCGAGGAGGGCCTGTCCGAGGACGAGGCCACGGCACGCTTCTGGATCCTCGACGTCGACGGCCTGCTGGTGCGGTCGCGCAGCGAACTGACGCCGCAGCAGCGCGAGTTCGCGCGCGACGACAGCGAGGTGAACGGCTGGGACGGCACCGGCCTCGCCGAGGTGGTGCGCCGTGTCGAGCCGACGGCGCTCATCGGGCTGTCGACGGCTCATGGCGCGTTCACCGAGGAGATCGTGCGGCAGATGGGCTCGACCTGCGAACGGCCCGTCATCTTCCCGCTCTCCAACCCCACCTCCCACTCCGAGGCCGAGCCCGCCGACCTCACCCGCTGGACCGACGGCCGGGCGCTGATCGCCACCGGCTCGCCCTTCCCGCCGCTCACGGTGGACGGGCACGAGGTGCCGGTGGCGCAGTCGAACAACGTGTACGTCTTCCCGGCCATGGGCCTCGCGGTGACCGCGAGCGGGGCCACACGCGTCACCGACCGCATGATGGTGGCCGCCGCCCGTGCCGTCGCCGAGTGCGCGGTACGGGCGGCCCACGGCGAGGACGGTCCCGTGCCGCTGCTGCCGCCCCTGAGCGGGATGCGCGAGTCCGCTCGCGAGATCGCCCTGGCCGCGGCTCTCGCCGCCGTCGAGGACGGGGTGGCCCCGCGGGCGACGGAGGCGGAACTGCGCGAGGCGATCGCGAAGACCCAGTGGACGCCGCGGTACTAG
- a CDS encoding DUF6069 family protein translates to MSVTTPQTQPRTEFPTPGFLSTRPVWLVGVLATLAGAVVTEAFALVARAAGVPMEAAGPGAKEAAEIPVGGFGSGVVFWSVAGIVLAVVLARWAKRPARTFTVTTVVLTALSLAGPVVAPHTATSTQIVLAASHVVAAAVIVPLLARRLSHVQK, encoded by the coding sequence ATGAGCGTGACGACCCCTCAGACGCAGCCCCGGACCGAGTTCCCCACCCCCGGCTTCCTCTCCACGCGCCCCGTCTGGCTGGTCGGCGTCCTGGCGACGCTCGCCGGTGCGGTCGTGACGGAGGCGTTCGCACTCGTCGCCCGGGCCGCCGGCGTCCCGATGGAGGCGGCCGGCCCCGGGGCCAAGGAGGCCGCGGAGATCCCCGTCGGCGGCTTCGGCAGCGGCGTGGTGTTCTGGTCGGTCGCCGGAATCGTCCTGGCCGTGGTGCTCGCCCGCTGGGCCAAGCGGCCCGCCCGCACCTTCACCGTGACCACCGTCGTCCTCACCGCCCTGTCCCTCGCCGGCCCGGTTGTCGCCCCGCACACGGCCACGTCCACCCAGATCGTCCTCGCCGCGTCGCATGTGGTGGCCGCCGCGGTGATCGTCCCCCTGCTGGCACGGCGGCTGTCCCACGTGCAGAAGTGA
- a CDS encoding NADH-quinone oxidoreductase subunit B family protein — protein MTTHSSTTEVSKEPERAEDRQGFDEITILWISEGMSCDGDTVSLTAAGQPSIEDLVLGLIPGLPKVNLVNKVLSPSLGGEDFLAPYRAAVRGELEPFILVIEGSVPNQNIIEGDGYWTSFGNDPETGEPQTLNWWIDQLAPKAWAVVAAGTCATFGGIHAMAGNPTGCMGLADYLGWDFTSRGGLPIVNVPGCPIQPENFMETLVWVLYHAAGSAPPPPLDHMLRPQWLFGKTVHEGCDRGAYYEQASFAKDYNSPKCLVKTGCWGPVVNCNVPKRGWMAGIGGCPNVGGICIGCTMPGFPDAFMPFMDEPPGGTLSSLAIKPYGAVIRRLRGMTNELVNHEPRWRHNKRKLTSGYDPRWRP, from the coding sequence ATGACAACGCACAGCAGCACCACCGAAGTCAGCAAGGAACCCGAACGGGCCGAGGACCGGCAGGGCTTCGACGAGATCACCATCCTCTGGATCTCCGAAGGCATGAGCTGCGACGGCGACACCGTCTCCCTGACCGCAGCCGGCCAGCCCTCCATCGAGGACCTGGTGCTCGGACTGATCCCGGGCCTGCCGAAGGTGAACCTGGTCAACAAGGTCCTCTCACCGAGCCTGGGCGGCGAGGACTTCCTCGCTCCCTACCGGGCGGCCGTACGCGGCGAGCTGGAGCCGTTCATCCTCGTCATCGAGGGTTCGGTCCCCAACCAGAACATCATCGAGGGCGACGGCTACTGGACGTCCTTCGGCAACGACCCGGAGACCGGCGAGCCGCAGACCCTGAACTGGTGGATCGACCAACTGGCCCCCAAGGCCTGGGCGGTGGTGGCCGCCGGCACCTGCGCCACCTTCGGCGGCATCCACGCCATGGCCGGCAACCCCACGGGCTGCATGGGCCTCGCCGACTACCTGGGCTGGGACTTCACCTCACGGGGCGGCCTGCCGATCGTCAACGTGCCCGGCTGCCCGATCCAGCCCGAGAACTTCATGGAGACCCTGGTCTGGGTCCTCTACCACGCGGCCGGCTCCGCACCCCCGCCCCCGCTGGACCACATGCTGCGCCCGCAGTGGCTGTTCGGCAAGACGGTCCACGAGGGCTGCGACCGCGGCGCCTACTACGAGCAGGCCAGCTTCGCCAAGGACTACAACTCGCCCAAGTGCCTCGTCAAGACGGGCTGCTGGGGTCCGGTCGTCAACTGCAATGTGCCCAAACGCGGCTGGATGGCCGGCATCGGCGGCTGCCCGAACGTCGGCGGCATCTGCATCGGATGCACCATGCCCGGCTTCCCCGACGCGTTCATGCCGTTCATGGACGAGCCCCCCGGCGGAACCCTGTCGTCCCTGGCCATCAAGCCGTACGGGGCCGTCATCCGCCGCCTGCGGGGCATGACCAACGAGCTGGTCAACCACGAGCCCAGGTGGCGCCACAACAAGCGCAAGCTGACCAGCGGCTACGACCCGCGCTGGCGGCCCTGA
- a CDS encoding nickel-dependent hydrogenase large subunit, translating to MTTTEARPTERKPPQLVDMSWDPITRIIGNLGIYTKIDFANREVVECHSTSSLFRGYSVFMKGKDPRDAGFITSRICGICGDNHTTCSDYAQQMAYGVKPPPLADYIVNLGEAAEYLFDHTIFQDNLVFVDFCEAMVKATNPSVLARAERTDAPRGEIHGYRTIADIMRAFNPFEGEVYKEALKVSRITREMFCLMEGRHVHPSTLYPGGVGTMPQPTAFTDYLSRLMRVIDFVKKAVALNDDVFDFFYEALPGYEEVGRRRVLLGCWGAFQDPRTVDYRYETMNSWGKDMYVTPGIIVDGELVTNNLVDINLGLRILLGSSYYEDWVGEQPFVTHDPLGNPVDMRHPWNQTTVPVPQKREFDGKYSWVMSPRWYDMRTDQHLALDTGGGPLARLWSTALSGLVDTPYVKATGNSVRISLPKGETLPETTLEWRIPQWSNTIERDRARPYFVAYAAAMALQFVEEAMGLVRAGETKVFENYEVPDEAIGCGFHEAVRGVLSHHLVIKDKKIANYHPYPPTPWNASPRDMYGTPGPYEDAVQGQPIFEENGPDDFKGVDIMRTVRSFDPCLPCGVHMYVGKGKTLTTLHSPTYGANHG from the coding sequence ATGACCACCACCGAGGCCCGGCCCACCGAGCGCAAACCACCACAGCTCGTGGACATGTCCTGGGATCCCATCACCCGGATCATCGGGAACCTGGGCATCTACACGAAGATCGACTTCGCCAACCGGGAAGTCGTCGAATGCCACAGCACCTCGTCGCTGTTCCGCGGCTACTCGGTGTTCATGAAGGGCAAGGACCCGCGTGACGCGGGCTTCATCACGTCCCGGATCTGCGGCATCTGCGGCGACAACCACACCACCTGCTCCGACTACGCCCAGCAGATGGCCTACGGCGTCAAGCCGCCCCCGCTGGCCGACTACATCGTCAACCTGGGTGAAGCGGCCGAGTACCTCTTCGACCACACGATCTTCCAGGACAACCTGGTGTTCGTGGACTTCTGCGAGGCGATGGTCAAGGCCACCAATCCGAGTGTGCTGGCCCGCGCCGAACGCACCGACGCTCCCCGCGGCGAGATCCACGGCTACCGCACGATCGCCGACATCATGAGGGCCTTCAACCCCTTCGAGGGCGAGGTCTACAAGGAGGCCCTGAAGGTCAGCCGGATCACCCGGGAGATGTTCTGCCTCATGGAGGGGCGGCACGTCCACCCGTCCACGCTGTACCCTGGCGGCGTCGGCACGATGCCGCAGCCGACCGCCTTCACCGACTACCTCAGCCGCCTCATGCGGGTCATCGACTTCGTGAAGAAGGCCGTCGCCCTGAACGACGACGTCTTCGACTTCTTCTACGAGGCGCTGCCCGGCTACGAGGAGGTCGGCCGCCGCCGCGTCCTGCTGGGCTGCTGGGGCGCCTTCCAGGACCCCAGGACGGTCGACTACCGGTACGAGACGATGAACTCCTGGGGCAAGGACATGTACGTCACCCCGGGCATCATCGTCGACGGCGAACTGGTCACCAACAACCTCGTCGACATCAACCTCGGCCTGCGCATCCTGCTCGGCAGCTCGTACTACGAGGACTGGGTGGGCGAACAGCCCTTCGTGACGCACGACCCGCTCGGCAACCCCGTCGACATGCGCCACCCCTGGAACCAGACGACCGTCCCGGTGCCGCAGAAACGCGAATTCGACGGCAAGTACAGCTGGGTGATGAGCCCGCGATGGTACGACATGAGGACCGACCAGCACCTCGCCCTCGACACCGGCGGCGGCCCGCTCGCCCGGCTCTGGTCGACCGCGCTGAGCGGCCTGGTCGACACGCCGTACGTCAAGGCCACCGGCAACAGCGTGCGCATCTCGCTGCCCAAGGGCGAGACCCTGCCGGAGACCACCCTGGAGTGGCGCATCCCGCAGTGGAGCAACACCATCGAACGCGACCGCGCCCGCCCGTACTTCGTTGCCTACGCGGCCGCCATGGCCCTCCAGTTCGTGGAGGAGGCCATGGGCCTGGTGCGCGCGGGCGAGACCAAGGTGTTCGAGAACTACGAGGTGCCCGACGAGGCGATCGGCTGCGGCTTCCACGAGGCGGTGCGCGGCGTCCTCTCCCACCACCTGGTGATCAAGGACAAGAAGATCGCCAACTACCACCCGTACCCGCCCACCCCGTGGAACGCCAGCCCCCGCGACATGTACGGCACGCCGGGCCCGTACGAGGACGCCGTCCAGGGCCAGCCCATCTTCGAGGAGAACGGGCCGGACGACTTCAAGGGCGTCGACATCATGCGCACCGTCCGCAGCTTCGACCCCTGCCTGCCGTGCGGTGTGCACATGTACGTCGGCAAGGGCAAGACGCTCACCACCCTGCACTCGCCGACCTACGGGGCGAACCATGGCTGA
- a CDS encoding NifU family protein, with amino-acid sequence MAEAATARLADPDVEARLARLDELLNTLESAPGPTTRSATEAVALLTEVYGEALARVLDHADGQLAERLAEDELLGHLLVLHDIHPEPPERRAARAVERLRPAVRERGGDVEWAGVEGQVGRVRLKTGGGCGSGCGGGGSDVTDAVREAVLAVAPELTAVEPLPSTPAPAFVPLTTLTHRGAR; translated from the coding sequence ATGGCTGAGGCCGCCACCGCACGCCTGGCGGACCCGGACGTCGAGGCCCGGCTCGCCCGGCTCGACGAGCTGCTGAACACCCTTGAGTCCGCACCTGGCCCCACCACACGCTCCGCGACCGAGGCGGTCGCGCTCCTGACCGAGGTCTATGGCGAGGCCCTGGCCCGCGTCCTCGACCACGCCGACGGGCAGCTGGCCGAGCGCCTGGCCGAGGACGAGCTGCTCGGGCACCTGCTGGTACTGCACGACATCCACCCCGAGCCCCCCGAGCGCCGGGCGGCCCGCGCGGTCGAACGGCTGCGGCCGGCGGTACGGGAGCGGGGCGGCGACGTGGAGTGGGCCGGTGTGGAGGGGCAGGTCGGCCGGGTGCGTCTGAAGACGGGCGGCGGCTGCGGCTCCGGCTGCGGCGGTGGAGGTTCCGACGTCACCGACGCGGTCCGGGAGGCGGTGCTCGCCGTCGCTCCCGAGCTGACGGCGGTGGAGCCGCTGCCGAGCACGCCCGCTCCCGCGTTCGTACCGCTGACCACGCTGACGCACCGAGGCGCACGGTGA
- a CDS encoding DUF5947 family protein: protein MTIDGALARLIRSSADRTAAAGAEVCDLCAAPVADEHAHLYDTGQEEVRCVCGPCSVLFAGAGAGDGHYRLVPRRRVRLPRVDTAVLGVPVGLVFFVPRADGTVTAQGPSPAGAMRWEVDAAAWQELAGTCPQLATVEPEVEALLVNTVHGLDHHWIVPIDDCYRMVAVVRGQWRGLSGGGQVWPAVERFFEDLTERP, encoded by the coding sequence GTGACCATCGACGGGGCGCTGGCCCGCCTCATCCGCTCCTCGGCCGACCGCACGGCGGCGGCCGGGGCGGAGGTGTGCGACCTGTGCGCCGCGCCCGTCGCCGACGAGCACGCCCACCTCTACGACACCGGGCAGGAGGAGGTGCGCTGCGTCTGCGGCCCCTGCTCGGTGCTGTTCGCCGGGGCCGGGGCGGGCGACGGCCACTACCGGCTCGTGCCCCGGCGCCGGGTCCGGCTGCCCCGCGTCGACACGGCGGTGCTGGGCGTACCGGTCGGCCTGGTCTTCTTCGTGCCCCGGGCGGACGGCACGGTCACCGCGCAGGGCCCGAGCCCGGCGGGAGCCATGCGGTGGGAGGTGGACGCGGCGGCCTGGCAGGAGCTGGCCGGGACGTGTCCGCAGCTCGCCACCGTGGAACCCGAGGTGGAGGCCCTGCTGGTGAACACCGTCCACGGCCTCGACCACCACTGGATCGTGCCGATCGACGACTGCTACCGGATGGTCGCCGTCGTACGCGGCCAGTGGCGTGGCCTGTCCGGCGGAGGCCAGGTCTGGCCGGCCGTCGAGCGGTTCTTCGAGGACCTCACCGAGCGGCCATGA
- the hypA gene encoding hydrogenase maturation nickel metallochaperone HypA, whose amino-acid sequence MHELSIATAIIERAGELARADGTEAVSAVTVRVGELAGVVPDALDFAFEVARDGTALAGARLVVEPVPAQAWCGPCAEEFPVGMPPFFWCPRCDRPSSDLRSGRELEITGIEPSPAPA is encoded by the coding sequence GTGCACGAGCTGTCGATCGCGACCGCGATCATCGAGCGGGCCGGCGAGCTGGCCCGGGCGGACGGGACCGAGGCGGTCTCGGCGGTGACCGTCCGGGTCGGCGAGCTGGCGGGCGTCGTCCCCGACGCCCTGGACTTCGCCTTCGAGGTGGCCCGCGACGGCACCGCCCTCGCCGGGGCCCGGCTCGTGGTCGAGCCGGTCCCCGCGCAGGCCTGGTGCGGCCCGTGCGCCGAGGAGTTCCCGGTGGGCATGCCCCCGTTCTTCTGGTGCCCGCGCTGCGACCGCCCCTCCAGCGACCTGCGCAGCGGCCGGGAACTGGAGATCACCGGGATCGAGCCGTCACCGGCCCCGGCATAG
- the hypE gene encoding hydrogenase expression/formation protein HypE produces the protein MPEQRAGVVDPADWTCPAPLRDQGVVVMGHGGGGALSAELMEQVFTPAYGNATLAGLADSAVLELGGARLAFSTDSYVVRPLFFPGGSLGDLAVNGTVNDLAMSGARPAFLSAAFVLEEGVELTVVERIACSMGAAAEAAGVTIATGDTKVVESGHGDGVYVTTAGVGLVPDGVDIRPQRARPGDAVIVSGPIGLHGVAIMSVREGLEFGVEVTSDTVPLADLVTAMLAVTPDIHVLRDPTRGGLAASLNEIARASGTGVRLQERAIPVPDAVANACGFLGLDPLYVANEGRLVAFVPPSAVDEVLAAMRAHPQGAGATLIGECVADHPGMVVAATGLGGTRVVDLPLGEQLPRIC, from the coding sequence TTGCCTGAACAACGCGCCGGTGTGGTCGACCCGGCCGACTGGACCTGCCCCGCCCCACTGCGTGACCAGGGAGTGGTGGTAATGGGGCACGGCGGAGGCGGAGCACTGTCGGCGGAGCTGATGGAGCAGGTCTTCACGCCCGCCTACGGCAACGCCACGCTCGCCGGTCTCGCCGACTCCGCCGTCCTCGAACTGGGCGGTGCGCGGCTGGCCTTCTCCACCGACTCCTACGTGGTCCGTCCGCTGTTCTTCCCCGGCGGCAGCCTGGGCGACCTCGCGGTCAACGGCACCGTCAACGACCTGGCGATGAGCGGTGCGCGGCCCGCGTTTCTCTCCGCCGCGTTCGTCCTGGAGGAGGGCGTGGAGCTGACGGTCGTCGAACGGATCGCGTGCTCCATGGGCGCGGCGGCCGAGGCGGCCGGGGTCACCATCGCCACGGGTGACACCAAGGTGGTGGAGTCCGGGCACGGCGACGGTGTGTACGTCACCACCGCCGGTGTCGGGCTCGTCCCGGACGGGGTGGACATCCGGCCCCAGCGTGCGCGGCCCGGGGACGCCGTGATCGTCAGCGGGCCGATCGGTCTGCACGGGGTGGCGATCATGAGCGTGCGGGAGGGGCTGGAATTCGGGGTCGAGGTCACCAGCGACACCGTGCCGCTGGCGGATCTGGTGACGGCGATGCTGGCCGTCACCCCGGACATCCATGTGCTGCGCGACCCCACCAGGGGTGGCCTGGCGGCGTCCCTCAACGAGATCGCCCGCGCCTCGGGGACCGGGGTCCGGCTTCAGGAGCGCGCCATTCCGGTGCCGGACGCGGTGGCGAACGCCTGCGGGTTCCTCGGCCTCGACCCCCTCTACGTCGCCAACGAGGGCCGGCTCGTCGCCTTCGTGCCCCCCTCGGCGGTGGACGAGGTCCTCGCGGCGATGCGAGCCCACCCCCAGGGTGCCGGGGCCACGCTGATCGGCGAGTGCGTCGCCGACCATCCCGGCATGGTCGTGGCCGCCACCGGCCTCGGCGGCACACGGGTGGTGGATCTGCCGCTCGGCGAGCAGTTGCCGCGTATCTGCTGA